One genomic window of Salmo salar chromosome ssa12, Ssal_v3.1, whole genome shotgun sequence includes the following:
- the LOC123725595 gene encoding uncharacterized protein, producing MTLFIPDMAGRLFLLILLFDTFQYLKAKDLPQPSLTVIPAVIKERDSVQLNCQTPPSVSECYFKMEGQVEFTLPSPCQQELTGTLLVRWTGQSSPAEVKIQCQYSATGSQFRSMFSEPSTVTIQDIPQLTVSSTVIRETESVQLSCETPPSRHVSNCYFYIEVGKIFPRSLCTQTITGTELLKRAGPTFPAVVKVKCYYAVGRSHTSPLSNPVSVTVQGK from the exons ATGACCTTGTTCATCCCTGATATGGCTGGTCGTCTGTTTTTGCTCATCCTCCTTTTCG ATACCTTCCAGTACCTCAAAGCCAAAG ATCTTCCTCAGCCCAGTCTGACAGTGATTCCTGCAGTCATCAAAGAGAGAGACTCAGTTCAGCTGAACTGTCAgactcctccatctgtctctgagTGTTACTTCAAAATGGAAGGGCAAGTGGAATTCACCCTACCATCACCCTGTCAACAGGAACTCACAGGAACACTACTGGTgaggtggacaggtcagagttcaccAGCTGAGGTCAAAATACAATGTCAGTACAGTGCTACAGGTTCACAGTTTAGATCCATGTTCAGTGAGCCTTCAACAGTCACAATTCAGG ACATTCCTCAGCTGACAGTGAGTTCTACAGTCATCAGAGAGACAGAATCAGTTCAGCTGAGTTGTGAGACTCCTCCATCTCGCCATGTGTCTAACTGTTACTTCTACATAGAGGTGGGGAAGATTTTTCCAAGGTCATTGTGTACGCAGACAATAACAGGAACTGAGCTGCTGAAGAGGGCAGGTCCAACATTTCCAGCTGTGGTCAAAGTGAAATGTTACTATGCTGTAGGGAGGTCTCACACATCTCCTTTAAGTAACCCTGTCTCAGTCACTGTTCAGGGTAAGTAG
- the LOC106565145 gene encoding putative GPI-anchored protein pfl2 — protein sequence MTPGPRSTLPPSTTVSPTEDTTVTATSSLTSPLTSSTAVNPTSVVSTVTSTLTTDVTVRPTSLTSPLAPSTAVNPTSDLTVSPTLTTDTPKSPTERGQSSTDSVVNSNSPKIVLSVQLWQTAVCMASGVGVFLMGLTAVYLCRRTKKTNSQRPTTRQDDHSQCDLVMGAMSSADMLDSRDAGIYSLITSVPSTFLPSVPVQVSANEDVSTAKIIALDIDTYLFSYGQADSLRDNKDLSLSFLQADSENAGVYSLITSVPSTSIPLGPFEENGKSSENDNSDTYHVYSSIPDRPATSAQPDGLYSLLQTH from the exons ATGACTCCAGGTCCTAGATCTACTTTGCCTCCCAGCACAACAGTGAGTCCTACAGAAG acaccacagtgACAGCAACTTCCA GTTTGACCTCTCCTTTGACCTCCAGTACAGCAGTGAACCCTACATCAG TAGTTTCGACTGTTACTTCTACTTTGACCACTGACGTCACAGTGAGACCAACTA GTTTGACCTCTCCTTTGGCCCCCAGCACAGCAGTGAATCCTACATCAG ATTTGACTGTTAGTCCTACTTTGACAACTGACACCCCAAAGAGTCCAACTGAAA GAGGTCAAAGCTCCACAGACAGCGTTGTGAATTCAAACAGTCCAAAAATAGTTTTGT CGGTGCAATTATGGCAGACAGCAGTGTGTATGGCTTCTGGAGTGGGCGTGTTCCTGATGGGATTGACAGCTGTCTATCTCTGCAGGAGGACCA AGAAAACCAATTCTCAGAG ACCTACAACCAGACAGGATGATCACAGCCAAT GTGATTTGGTGATGGGAGCTATGAGCAGTGCAGACATGTTGGATTCAAGGGATGCTGGGATCTATTCTCTCATCACCTCTGTACCGTCCACGTTTTTGCCCTCAG TTCCTGTGCAGGTATCTGCAAATGAAGATGTAAGTACAGCAAAAATAATAGCCTTGGATATAGATACATACTTGTTTTCGTACGGACAGGCAGACAGTCTGAGGGACAATAAggacctttctctctctttcctccaggcTGATTCAGAGAATGCAGGGGTCTACAGCCTGATCACTTCTGTACCATCCACATCTATACCATTAG GTCCTTTTGAAGAAAATGGAAAGTCATCTGAAAACGACAAT TCTGATACGTACCACGTATACAGCTCAATCCCCGACAGACCAGCAACCTCAGCCCAGCCTGATGGGTTGTACAGTCTTCTGCAGACACACTGA